The stretch of DNA CAATAAAATTACATCAATTCAATTTAAATATGGGAACAATGAGTTgagagaaatttttaaagaatctgaTCTAAAACAGAATTGTTTCTAAAGCTTGCATATCAAAGGGACAATCATGAAGGTGGCAGCTCTTTGGTGCAGTTTTTCTAGGCTTTTGCTACCTAATATTCTGTATCACTAGTAACATTTGTCAGAGAGTTGGTTAGAGCACTATACGTTGATGACCCTGTGTTCTACAGGATGCTCTTAACACTGATAACACAGTGAAGACACTGATGGGATGCAGCTGATGTGGGATCTTATGGAGCAGGCATAGATATGACAAATAAGTAGATATCATATTTGAAGATCACACATAAATAACCTAAGgacaataatacacacacagacacagacacacacagacacagacacagacacagacacacacacacacacacacacacacgtatttttGGAGGGATTTTTTTGTACTTCATTACGGAGTGTTTCTTCTGTTTTGTAATCCAAAACCATTTGATTACAAGTTTTATCTGACCAATATCACATATATTTTGATGCAAGTATAGAAATAAAAAGCATATAGACTCTTGAATACTAATGTTGGTTGATAGACCTTTGTGATGCATATTGTGGCTCACAGTACCATCGTAGGAACAAATTTCACAAACATATTTTACGCCATTGAAAATGTATCAAAAGTATCAAATGAATGTATCAAAATTTTGCCCAGGTTCAACTTCATTGTATAGACAGTAAAGGAATCTGTTCCTTGCATAGACACTAAGAAAACGTTATGGCAAGCAAGAAGATCATTCCTGAAGTTCTTGACGTCATATTGAATAGTGAGAGTTATTTGCAAATATCCTGCACCTGGAATCTCTCATGACTGATGCAACTTAGATTCAAAGAGCATATGCCAGACAGCATTTTCTGTGTGGAAGAAATGGATTAGtggaaagaaattaaatcaattGAAGTTACTGAATTCACTGTGCTGGGCATCATAGATGATCCTGACCTGCAGATCCCCCTTTTCCTTGTGTGTTTCATCATCTACCTGGCCATAGTACTAGGGAACTTGGGCTTGATTGTTTTGACCAAGATAGATTCGGGACTGAAAACTCCAGTGTACTTTTTCCTCAGGAAGCTGTCGTTTACTGATCTTGAATGTTCCAATGACATTGGACCAAAAATGTTGATAAATTTTGTAGTGGAGAAAAATATCATATCTTATGCTGGATGTGCAATCCAGCTAGTTGCTTTTATAACACTAATTTTAAGTGAACTTTTTATGTTATCGGTGTTGGCCTATGACAGCTATGTAGCCATGTGCAATTCACTGCATTACATAGTTACTATGTCAGACAAAATGTACTGCATTTTAGTGATCATTCCATATATCTATGGCTCTTTTGTAGCACTGTTGACCACAATTAATGTTTCTAATATCTCCTTTTGGAAATCTGATGTAATTAGTCATTTCTGCTGTGATACTCTCCCGCTCTTACGCATTTTATGCAAGGATGCAAAGGATATAGAATTGATCATTCTGATCCTTTCtgcttttaatttaatatacTCCTGGCTGATGGTTCTTGTTTCATACGGACTTATTCTTGTGACCATAGTCAGAATGAATTCTGCTGAGGGCAGACATAAAGCCTTCTCCACCTGTGTCTCTCATCTCACTGTTGTGGTTGTGTTCTATGGAACATTAACTTTTATATACTTGCAGGCCCATTCTAGCCACTCCTTCGATACAAACAAGATGGCTTCTACCTGTTATACTCTGCTCATTCCCATGCTCAACTGTTTGATCTATAGTTTGAAAAATAAGGACGTGAGAGGTGCCTTGAAAAGAGccctagaaaataaatacaaatgtctTCCTTGAGTTACCATATAGAAAAAGATGACCATTAGTTATTAGAAGCATGTATCCAAAATGTGATATTTATTTGTCCAGTATTATCAGATTTTATAGAAGAATAATCTGATCTTGTAGAGATTAAAAATCTGCCCTTAGCCAAACACATTTTAGTGGCAGGAGAAAGATGTCAATGTCGCTCTTTCTGACACAGAATGTCAGACTCTATACACCATGCCTTTTATTCACCAAAGGATTActcttctgtcttcctcctcATGATTTCCATCCTCCATCAtctgcatatatttttttccaagtaGTTCATTTCTATCTCCCATGTTCTttgtgaaatggaaaaaagagaaagtcagTAGGTACATTTTTCAGTTTAAGTGTTTCCATAACATCAGAAATAAAAAAGTCACTATAAATAAAGGGTTGTGTGCTTTTTTTTTGCACTTAGAATGTATAAATAATGTaggttaaaattaaaattttgtgtgttctttttttgtttcagaaGACCTGTATTGTTAAACACTTATGTGCACACCTTGGAAAAATACTACAAATATAAGTAGGGCTTGAGATGTGGACGTAGATCAGGGATATCTAGATTCCACATTCAAACCCTCATTTAAGTATATTCCGCTgagaggaggaggagccaagatagcagagtagaaagacgcacatacactagctcttcccccacagtccataaaatacctgtaaagaatgactctcaacaaattctagagcagcagaaaccacagaagaaTGGAGTGGAGAGATATCCAGGCCAGGGCGACCTGAAAGTTCAACAGGAAAGTTGGAGCAGAGCCGatgcccagcccagccttgaccaagTGGCATGGCGCCCAGAGGAGGACCCGAGCACACttcgggggcagaatccccagcagcagtagcgGTAGTTTGCAGAGCTCACATCGGatgcagcagctcccacagcagcctgcatccattgttggatcgtaaagcccatgggggaactgagccactgatccttacctcagccctgtgtggtagccctgcccccacctaatgttCCTTGGGGAATTGAGGAGCTGATCTTTATTTCATACTGAATGGCTGCTCTGTCCCCGAcaaaagcccttgggggaattgagcagcttatgtGAATCtgagcccccagtgctggcttggtggaactggaggccaggtggctgtggagaggaaactctgctactcacagattctgagcacaaaagTTTCttattgctcccagaccagtgtacacgctaaattgtgccaccctggaagaactgagatcttacagatcccaagagtataccctgctcttgacaaaggactaaaaaatGAAGTAACACattaggaaaatgccccaaaaagggaaaaaataagactatagaaggttactttctcagtgaacagatatcttatctcattctttcagatgaggaagaacaatgtttaccatcagggaaagacatgaacGTCAAGGATtttgtatctcaaacatccaaaattcaatggtctcaggtcatggaagagctcaaaaagggttttgaaaatgaagtaagagaggtggaggaaaaattgggaagagaaataagagtgatgcaagaaaaacatgaaaagcgagtcaatacgttgttaaaggagaccccaaaaatgctgaagaaaataacacttttaaaaataaggtaagtcaattggcaaaataggttcaaaaagccaatgaggagaagattactttaaaaagtagaattagtcaaatggaaaagaagattcaaaagctcagtgaagaaaacagttctttaaaaattcgaatggaacagatggaagctaatgactttatgagaaaccaagaaatcacagaacaaaacctaaagaatgaaaaaatggaagataatgtgaaatatctcaatggaaaaacagctgacctggaaaacaggtccaggagagacaattaaaattatgggactatgaGAAacccatgaccaaaaaaagatcctagacgtcatctttcatgaaattatcaaggaaaacttccctgatactctagaactagagggcaaaataaatatcgaaagaattcactgatcatctcctgaaagagatccaaaaaaagaaactcctacgAACATTATAGCctaattccagagttaccaggtcaagcagaaaatattgcaagcagctagaaaaaaacaatttgagtattgtagaaataaaatcaggataacacaagatctatcagcttctatattaagggactgaggggtgtggaatatgatattccagaagtcaaaggaactaggactaaaatcaagaatcccctacccagcaaaactgagtataatacttcaggggaaaatggtctttcaatgaaatagaggagtttcaagcattctcgataaaaagaccaaagctgaaaagaaaatttgactttccaacaaaagaatgaagagaagcatgaaaaagtaaacaggaaagagaaatcataaggaacttactaaagctgaactgtttacattcctatatgaaaaaaacaacatttgtaactcttgagtcttttttcagtatctgagtagttggtgagattatacacacaaacacacacacacacacaaacacacacacatacttatggagagagagacagagagcacaggataaGTTGAATAGAAAGACATCTTatctaaaaaataagattaaggggtgagacaggaatatattgggaggagaaagggagaaatggaatggggcaaattatttctcataaaagcggcaagaaaaagactttacaatggaggaaaagaggagggagatgagagggaaaacatgaagcttcctctcatcatattcgactcaaggaaggaataaaatgtacactcattttggtaggaaaatctatcttacaatacaggaaagtggggaagaaggggataagcagagtggggtaatgatggaagggagggcaatgggaggagggcgcaattaaaagtcaacacttgggaagggacaaggtcaaaagggagaatagaagaaatggggggcaggacagtacggaaggaaatatagttagtcttacacaacatgactactatggaaatcatttgcaaaatacacatatatagcctatactgaattgcttaacttctcagtggggatgggtagggagggaggaatgaagagaagttggaactcaaagttttaggattaactgttgaatattgttcttgcatacaactgggaaataagaaatactggtaatggggtatagaaatttatcttgctttacaagacaaaaaagaagatgaggataagggaagggagggatgttagaagggagagcatattggtggtggtggtaattagaatgctcagagttttggggtctgggaggggagagatgaggagaaaatttggaactcaaaattttgtggaaatgaatgttgagaatttaaaataaattaattaattaaaataaaacataatattcTGCtgcaatatgaaaacaaaattgacAGGCAAAAAGAGACAAGcaaatactaaagaaaatcatAGTTATAACttggcagaaccaagagagcatgGTAGAGGCAGCAATGCATTTGAACTCTCCCAAAACtcttctccaaacaactttaaaatagctCCTTAAATCAAAGTTAGGTATAGCAGAGCGAACAAAAAGTCAGATTGAGCCATCTACAGGCAATGTAGGTCAGCAGGAGATGTCTGTGACAATGGGTTTTGGGGCTGCTCTAGAACGAAGCAACACCAGTTTTGTACCTTGTCTCTGaatggcaactctattgcccaaaGCATTTCTGGGTCATATTTCCAGGACAGGGAACAGTACTTCTAATTGGTCAGACGGGAACAGGGGACCTGGTCACACTTCTACAGTAGAAAGGAACACCAGTGCTTGTGGCTGCAGGAGAGCAAAGGACCTAGTCACAGTTCCAAGAGCAAGAGAAATATGAGTGATTGTGCCTGCAGGTGAACAGGGACACTCCGTAAAGAGAAGACCATAGATCAGGAAAATAGTGAACCTCTCCATgaatcatatcaccttggaagcatTGAAAACCTGTAGACAAGAAGaactagctttgaaaataataacACAAAAAACACATTGAAGTTTGGGAAAATGCCTTCCCCAACCTAGACCAAATTTAGGATTAAATTGAAAGTCAAAACATAAACTGGAAAAGTGGGTAAATAACAAAAACACAACTTaatcataaaaagctactatcGCATCAGGGAAAAAACAACAGATATAAATTCTGAAGAAGAGACCAATGGGAAAACAACTACAAGTAAAACCttgaggaaaacaaaatactaaatgaacacaaaaccaacaaaaagttCTTGAGAAGTTAAAAAGCTAATAGccaaggatttggaatatgacattttgCAAGGATAAGAAGCTGGGATTCCAACCAAAAATAACCTAACTAgccaaactgtgttaaaaaaaataagtgcttattgaatcAAGAATTTTCAGCTATGCTTACAAAACAGGCCAGAGCTGGCTAGgaaattcaaacacaagattcaaaagaagactagaaaggtaagaaTGAAATTGTAAGAGACTCAAAAAGGCAAACTACttaccttttttatgtgagaagtCAATGCATGTGATTCCTAAGAACTTTTCCATTATTAGGGTAATTAAAAGTCTATATAGACAGACGGCATAAGTATGAGTCAATTATGTTTGAATTATCTCAAAGAAATGTAGTGATAAAGggagatgcactgggagaaggggaaatgaacaataaagtgaagttttttttcacatgaaagaGGTACGTCAGGAAAAGCTTGATATTAGAAGGGTAAATGGGGATGGGGTGATAGTGCAATTGCTTAAACCTTatctctcattggaattggcttaaAAAGAGAAGAATCTATATAGAGACtgctgaatatagaaatctattttactcaatagggaaagaggagttaaaggggataagagaaatgaTATGGAGAGATAAAAGGCAGGACAGATTAAAGAAGGCAATTGTGAGAAACAATACATATTTTTAAGGAAGGAtaagataaagagagagaaggaaaaacagaataaaacgGGACGAAA from Notamacropus eugenii isolate mMacEug1 chromosome Y, mMacEug1.pri_v2, whole genome shotgun sequence encodes:
- the LOC140516616 gene encoding olfactory receptor 8K1-like; this encodes MLNRRETEITEFTVLGIIDDPDLQIPLFLVCFIIYLAIVLGNLGLIVLTKIDSGLKTPVYFFLRKLSFTDLECSNDIGPKMLINFVVEKNIISYAGCAIQLVAFITLILSELFMLSVLAYDSYVAMCNSLHYIVTMSDKMYCILVIIPYIYGSFVALLTTINVSNISFWKSDVISHFCCDTLPLLRILCKDAKDIELIILILSAFNLIYSWLMVLVSYGLILVTIVRMNSAEGRHKAFSTCVSHLTVVVVFYGTLTFIYLQAHSSHSFDTNKMASTCYTLLIPMLNCLIYSLKNKDVRGALKRALENKYKCLP